The Urbifossiella limnaea genome has a window encoding:
- a CDS encoding sigma-70 family RNA polymerase sigma factor: protein MATDPDPEIVALVDRLRTGDQAALGVLFDRHRDKLRRMISFRLDARLAGRVSASDVLQEAYIDALKRVEHYFAKPDQPFFGWLRLVVGQRLADVHREHLAGKRDAGREVGLHAGPPGADSACIAACLLAGGSSPSAAANRNERFAQLEAALARMDPLDREVLALRHFEELSNTETAELLGILPPAASKRYVRALARLKQILEEVPGFEG, encoded by the coding sequence ATGGCCACCGACCCCGACCCGGAGATCGTCGCACTCGTGGACCGGCTCCGCACCGGCGACCAGGCCGCACTCGGCGTCCTGTTCGACCGGCACCGCGACAAGCTGCGGCGGATGATTTCGTTCCGCCTCGACGCGCGGCTGGCCGGCCGGGTGTCCGCGTCGGACGTGCTGCAAGAGGCGTACATCGACGCGCTGAAACGGGTCGAGCACTACTTCGCCAAGCCGGATCAGCCGTTCTTCGGGTGGCTGCGGCTGGTGGTCGGGCAGCGGCTCGCGGACGTGCACCGGGAACATCTGGCCGGCAAGCGCGACGCCGGCCGCGAGGTCGGGCTGCACGCCGGCCCGCCCGGCGCCGACTCGGCGTGCATCGCGGCGTGCCTCCTGGCCGGCGGGTCGTCGCCGAGCGCGGCGGCGAACCGGAACGAGCGGTTCGCCCAGCTCGAAGCGGCGCTGGCGCGGATGGACCCGCTCGACCGCGAGGTGCTGGCCCTGCGGCACTTCGAGGAGCTGAGCAACACCGAGACGGCCGAGTTGCTCGGTATCCTGCCGCCGGCCGCGAGCAAGCGGTACGTCCGGGCGCTGGCCCGGCTGAAACAGATTCTCGAAGAAGTGCCCGGATTCGAGGGATGA
- a CDS encoding DUF6807 domain-containing protein produces the protein MPRCTLLPLPDHQVAFLVDGAERLRWHFGPQYPRPFFYPLVGPASGLSLTRMGHPGAPNHDHHRSVWFAHEKVAGVNFWGDTGTARIRQKEWLAYHDGDAEAVMAVRLGWADGHDPRELLTQDLFVALIPGPGRETLLELQTSFRPTANQLEFGMSNFGFLAVRVAKPISAFFGGGTLTNSEGAVGEPAIFGKSARWVDYSGEQPGGHREGVTYFDHPTNPSHPAAWHVREDGWMGASACFAGPRTTTQADPLTLRYLLHAHAGVLDAGRAADEFARFRDRPPMELVRAPSRHVTWGVRRRG, from the coding sequence ATGCCGCGCTGTACGCTACTGCCGCTGCCCGACCACCAAGTCGCGTTCCTGGTGGACGGGGCGGAGCGCCTCCGATGGCACTTCGGGCCGCAGTACCCGCGGCCGTTCTTCTACCCGCTCGTCGGTCCGGCCAGCGGTCTGTCGCTCACGCGGATGGGGCACCCGGGCGCGCCGAACCACGACCACCACCGCTCCGTGTGGTTCGCCCACGAGAAGGTCGCTGGCGTCAACTTCTGGGGCGACACGGGCACGGCGCGAATCCGCCAGAAGGAGTGGCTCGCCTACCACGACGGCGACGCAGAGGCGGTGATGGCTGTGCGCCTCGGTTGGGCCGACGGGCACGACCCGCGCGAACTGCTGACACAAGACCTGTTCGTCGCTCTCATCCCCGGCCCCGGTCGCGAGACGCTGCTCGAACTGCAGACGTCATTCCGCCCAACCGCGAACCAGCTCGAATTCGGCATGTCGAACTTCGGCTTCCTCGCCGTCCGCGTCGCCAAGCCGATCTCGGCGTTCTTCGGCGGCGGTACGCTGACCAACAGCGAAGGCGCCGTCGGGGAACCGGCGATCTTCGGCAAGTCGGCCCGGTGGGTGGACTACAGCGGCGAACAGCCCGGCGGTCACCGCGAGGGCGTGACGTACTTCGACCACCCGACGAACCCCAGCCATCCGGCCGCGTGGCACGTCCGCGAGGACGGCTGGATGGGAGCGTCGGCCTGCTTCGCCGGGCCGCGGACGACGACGCAGGCCGATCCGCTGACGCTCCGCTACCTCCTCCACGCCCACGCCGGAGTTCTCGACGCCGGCCGCGCCGCGGACGAGTTCGCCCGCTTCCGCGACCGGCCGCCGATGGAGCTCGTCCGCGCCCCGTCCCGGCACGTCACCTGGGGCGTCCGCCGCCGCGGTTGA
- a CDS encoding 2-hydroxyacid dehydrogenase codes for MSNLPRVLADLPVSADVTELCAGRVELVPWTGNTHGVVGIYTYGHPTVDAALLDALPAVQVISNNGVGVDHIDVAAAAARNVPVGNTPGVLNGATADLAFALLLAAGRRLVEGDRYARGPDFHRFDPSFMLGREGHGSTLGVVGMGRIGEQVAKRARGFGMTVLYCNRRRNEAAEVALGATFAPLDDLLERSDYVVLTVPLTAQTRGMIGRAELARMKPTASLINVARGAVVDVAALTDALRGRRIHAAALDVTDPEPLPRDHPILALPNVIITPHLGSATVETRRRMAEVSIDNLMLGLAGKALLHPVQPLAHG; via the coding sequence ATGTCGAACCTGCCGCGCGTCCTCGCCGACCTGCCCGTCTCGGCCGACGTGACTGAACTGTGCGCCGGCCGGGTCGAACTCGTGCCGTGGACCGGCAACACGCACGGCGTCGTCGGCATTTACACCTACGGCCACCCGACCGTGGACGCCGCGCTGCTTGACGCACTCCCCGCGGTGCAGGTCATCAGCAACAACGGCGTCGGCGTCGATCACATCGACGTGGCCGCCGCCGCGGCGCGGAACGTCCCCGTCGGCAACACGCCCGGCGTGCTCAACGGCGCCACGGCCGACCTGGCGTTCGCGCTCCTCCTCGCAGCCGGGCGGCGGCTCGTCGAGGGCGACCGATACGCCCGCGGCCCGGACTTTCACCGCTTCGACCCGTCGTTCATGCTCGGCCGCGAGGGCCACGGCAGCACACTCGGCGTCGTCGGCATGGGTCGCATCGGCGAGCAGGTGGCGAAGCGTGCCCGCGGGTTCGGCATGACCGTGCTGTACTGCAACCGCCGCCGCAACGAGGCCGCCGAGGTGGCGCTCGGAGCCACCTTCGCCCCGCTCGACGACCTGCTCGAGCGCTCCGACTACGTCGTGCTCACGGTGCCACTGACCGCCCAGACGCGCGGCATGATCGGCCGGGCGGAGTTGGCGCGGATGAAGCCGACGGCCAGCCTAATCAACGTCGCCCGCGGCGCGGTCGTGGACGTGGCCGCTCTCACCGACGCTCTCCGCGGCCGCCGCATCCACGCGGCCGCGCTCGACGTCACCGACCCCGAACCGCTGCCGCGCGACCACCCGATATTGGCGCTGCCGAACGTCATCATCACCCCACACCTCGGCAGCGCGACGGTGGAGACGCGCCGCCGCATGGCCGAGGTGTCAATCGACAACCTGATGCTCGGCCTCGCGGGGAAGGCGCTCCTGCACCCGGTTCAGCCGCTTGCTCACGGCTGA
- a CDS encoding N-acetylglucosamine kinase, with translation MTTPSLPALVIGIDGGATHTAALLADAATGTVLGRGESGPSNIQAVGVEAALKELDVAVAAAFAAAARPRANVAAACLGLAGVDLAEGLDIIGGWAQRVGLADHVSVANDATLLFAAGTPEGWGLAVIAGTGSIAFTLDRDGNDGRAGGWGYLLGDEGSAWLVGLNGLRAACRAADRAGPPTRLVDDFLKRLGTTDPRDFIPATYRGVWDRSAIAGLAPLVLEAAEAGDDVAHKLVVREVTELARTAATAVDAAKLPKLGLPVAVAGGLIAGSPFYRGLFVEALRGHGIHPGAVTVVDDPAVGAVVLARKAAASR, from the coding sequence ATGACCACGCCCTCCCTCCCGGCCCTCGTCATCGGCATCGACGGCGGCGCCACGCACACCGCCGCGCTGCTCGCCGACGCGGCGACGGGAACGGTGCTGGGCCGCGGCGAGTCCGGCCCGTCGAACATCCAGGCGGTCGGCGTCGAAGCCGCTCTGAAGGAGTTGGATGTCGCGGTGGCCGCCGCTTTCGCCGCGGCCGCGCGGCCGCGCGCGAACGTGGCCGCGGCGTGTCTCGGTCTCGCGGGCGTCGATCTGGCCGAAGGGCTGGACATCATCGGTGGCTGGGCGCAGCGGGTTGGGCTGGCCGACCACGTCTCCGTGGCGAACGACGCGACGCTGCTGTTCGCCGCCGGCACACCCGAGGGCTGGGGGCTGGCGGTGATCGCCGGCACCGGGTCGATCGCCTTCACCCTCGACCGCGACGGCAACGACGGCCGCGCCGGCGGCTGGGGCTACCTCCTCGGCGACGAGGGGAGCGCCTGGCTCGTGGGCCTGAACGGCCTCCGTGCCGCGTGCCGCGCCGCCGACCGCGCCGGCCCGCCGACCCGCCTCGTGGACGACTTCCTGAAGCGCCTCGGCACGACCGACCCGCGCGACTTCATCCCGGCGACCTATCGTGGGGTGTGGGACCGTTCCGCCATCGCCGGTCTGGCTCCGCTGGTGCTGGAAGCCGCGGAGGCCGGCGACGACGTGGCCCACAAGCTCGTGGTGCGCGAGGTCACCGAGCTTGCCCGCACCGCGGCGACGGCGGTGGACGCGGCGAAGCTGCCGAAGTTGGGCCTGCCGGTGGCCGTGGCGGGTGGCCTGATCGCGGGCAGCCCCTTCTACCGTGGCCTGTTCGTGGAAGCCCTCCGAGGCCACGGCATCCACCCCGGCGCCGTCACCGTCGTGGACGACCCCGCGGTCGGGGCCGTCGTCCTGGCGCGTAAAGCCGCCGCCTCCCGCTGA
- a CDS encoding S9 family peptidase yields MRVLVVSSVLLASAAAADGQTGYSKPPPGVSAILNAPPPPDVSVSPARDRVLLTHKDRYPPIAELAEPMLKLAGLRINPATNGPSRPGRVVGFTLAALDGTKTQIPLPVGVRLGTARWSPDGKRFAALGTTEKGIGVWVYDLAAAKFTQLPGVTVNAAIGVPVQWASADELLVQSIPATRGTPPVAPPEPPGPVIQESSGKAGPVRTLQDLLQNTHDEALFSYYGTSQLAFVNVVTGGSQPVGPPAIVSGCDVSPDGKLVLLTRLNKPFSYLLSYASFPKTVEVRDRSGGVVATIADKPLQDRIPIEGVPTGPRLVQWMPTRPAGLCWVEALDGGDPRVKAEARDKVVFQPVLGKAAQSSVTLTHRQSAISTTTTIGFFEDGKRVLLKDYDRDRKWARMMVAEVAGGPPKVLFERSTQDRYGNPGTPLTRTLSNGQRVLNELGDRLLMANEGATPKGDRPWVLRYDLTTGRSVAVHECPLDEYHKVVAVLDDLGKRLLIERESPTLAPHVVFRAELGDASREVKLTEPVDPAPALRSVKREIVTTKRADGTAVNFTLFTPPGHTPGQKLPTVFYAYPTEFADGDTAGQVKGSAFRFTTFTGYSHQFFLTQGYAVMEVSMPVVGPPASANDTFVEQLVANASAAINKGAELGVVDPGRVGVMGHSYGAFMTANLLAHSDLFRAGIARSGAYNRTLTPFGFQNERRTFWEAPDVYAKMSPFNAAHNINEPLLLIHGAADNNPGTFTVQSERLYQAVRGNGGTCRLVLLPHESHGYEARESVEHVLAEQIAWFDRHVKQAGPRK; encoded by the coding sequence ATGCGGGTTCTTGTCGTGTCCAGCGTCCTGCTCGCGTCCGCCGCCGCCGCCGACGGCCAGACCGGATACTCGAAGCCGCCGCCGGGCGTGTCCGCCATCTTGAACGCCCCGCCGCCGCCGGACGTGTCGGTGAGCCCGGCCCGGGACCGCGTGCTGCTGACGCACAAAGACCGCTACCCGCCGATCGCCGAACTGGCCGAGCCGATGTTGAAGCTGGCCGGGCTGCGCATCAACCCGGCGACCAACGGCCCGTCCCGCCCCGGCCGGGTCGTCGGCTTCACGCTCGCCGCCCTCGACGGCACCAAGACGCAGATCCCGCTCCCGGTGGGTGTTCGGCTCGGCACCGCCCGCTGGTCGCCAGACGGTAAGCGCTTCGCGGCCCTCGGCACGACGGAAAAGGGTATCGGCGTTTGGGTTTACGACCTCGCCGCCGCGAAGTTCACGCAGCTGCCGGGCGTGACCGTGAACGCCGCGATCGGCGTTCCCGTGCAGTGGGCGTCGGCCGACGAGCTGCTGGTGCAGTCGATCCCTGCCACCCGCGGCACGCCGCCGGTCGCGCCGCCGGAACCGCCCGGCCCGGTGATCCAGGAATCGAGTGGCAAAGCAGGTCCGGTTCGCACCCTTCAAGACCTGTTGCAGAACACGCACGACGAGGCACTCTTCAGTTACTACGGCACGTCGCAGCTGGCGTTCGTGAACGTGGTGACGGGCGGGTCGCAGCCAGTCGGGCCGCCGGCCATCGTGTCCGGCTGCGACGTGTCGCCCGACGGAAAGCTGGTGCTGCTGACGCGGTTGAACAAGCCGTTCTCATACCTGTTAAGCTACGCCTCGTTCCCCAAGACGGTCGAGGTCCGCGACCGGAGCGGGGGGGTGGTCGCCACGATCGCCGACAAGCCGCTGCAGGACCGCATTCCGATCGAGGGCGTCCCCACCGGCCCGCGGCTGGTGCAGTGGATGCCGACGCGGCCGGCCGGACTGTGCTGGGTCGAGGCGCTCGACGGCGGCGACCCGCGGGTGAAGGCCGAGGCCCGCGACAAGGTCGTGTTCCAGCCGGTCCTCGGAAAGGCGGCCCAGTCGTCGGTCACGCTCACGCACCGCCAGTCGGCGATCAGCACGACAACGACCATCGGGTTCTTTGAGGACGGCAAGCGGGTGCTGCTGAAGGACTACGACCGCGACCGGAAATGGGCGCGCATGATGGTCGCCGAGGTCGCCGGCGGTCCGCCGAAGGTGCTTTTCGAGCGCTCGACGCAGGACCGCTACGGGAACCCAGGGACTCCGCTGACGCGCACCCTCTCGAACGGCCAGCGGGTACTGAACGAACTCGGTGATCGGTTGCTGATGGCGAACGAAGGCGCGACCCCGAAGGGGGATCGCCCGTGGGTACTCCGGTACGACCTCACCACGGGCCGGAGCGTGGCCGTCCACGAATGCCCGTTGGATGAGTACCACAAGGTCGTCGCCGTTCTCGACGACCTGGGCAAGCGCCTCCTGATCGAGCGTGAGTCGCCGACGCTCGCGCCGCACGTCGTCTTCAGGGCCGAACTAGGCGACGCTTCGCGCGAGGTGAAGTTGACCGAACCCGTTGACCCGGCGCCCGCGCTCCGGTCGGTGAAGCGGGAGATCGTGACCACCAAGCGCGCCGACGGCACGGCCGTCAACTTCACCCTCTTCACGCCGCCCGGACACACCCCGGGGCAGAAGCTGCCGACCGTCTTCTACGCCTATCCGACCGAGTTCGCCGACGGCGACACCGCCGGGCAGGTCAAGGGGTCTGCTTTCCGGTTCACGACCTTCACCGGCTACTCGCACCAGTTCTTCCTCACGCAGGGCTATGCCGTCATGGAAGTGTCAATGCCCGTCGTTGGTCCACCGGCGTCGGCCAACGACACGTTCGTCGAACAGCTGGTCGCCAACGCCAGCGCCGCGATTAACAAGGGGGCGGAGCTCGGCGTCGTTGACCCGGGCCGCGTCGGCGTGATGGGGCACAGCTACGGGGCGTTCATGACGGCGAACTTGCTCGCCCACTCCGACCTGTTCCGCGCCGGCATTGCCCGCAGCGGGGCGTACAACCGCACCCTCACGCCGTTCGGCTTCCAGAACGAGCGCCGCACGTTCTGGGAGGCGCCGGATGTGTACGCGAAGATGTCGCCGTTCAACGCCGCCCACAATATCAACGAGCCGCTACTGCTAATCCACGGCGCCGCGGACAACAACCCCGGCACGTTCACGGTGCAGAGTGAGCGGCTGTACCAGGCCGTCCGCGGCAACGGCGGCACCTGCCGGCTCGTGCTGCTGCCGCACGAGTCGCACGGGTACGAGGCCCGCGAGTCGGTCGAGCACGTGCTCGCCGAGCAGATCGCGTGGTTCGACCGGCACGTGAAGCAGGCCGGGCCGCGAAAGTAG
- a CDS encoding ThuA domain-containing protein, producing the protein MTRFAPAALFAALALVPADARPEGPPSSITLPGGEGIGKGKHVVLLSGDQEYRSEEAIPQLAKILSTHHGFKTTTLFTVDKNGHVDPHVNNVPGTDVLKSADLFLIFTRFLALPDDQMAPIAEYVAAGKPVVGLRTSTHAFNYPGGSKSPFAKFGNGSGVKRWEGGFGKVVLGERWVAHHGNHGKEGTRGVVAPGQEKHPILKGIAPGSIFGTTDVYTVTLPLPGCTPLVMGEVTETLEPTSKAVTGKKNDPMMPVAWTREYQVPEGAKGRAFNTTMGASEDLSHEGTRRLIVNGSLWAMGLESRIPEATKVDLVGSYAPTRFRNPGHKKGQTPADLFR; encoded by the coding sequence ATGACCCGGTTCGCACCCGCCGCCCTCTTCGCGGCCCTCGCCCTCGTCCCTGCCGACGCCCGGCCCGAGGGCCCGCCGTCCTCAATCACACTGCCCGGCGGCGAGGGCATCGGAAAAGGGAAGCACGTCGTGCTCCTCAGCGGCGACCAGGAGTACCGGTCCGAGGAGGCGATCCCGCAGCTGGCCAAGATCCTCAGCACGCACCACGGCTTCAAGACGACGACGCTGTTCACCGTGGACAAGAACGGCCACGTGGACCCGCACGTGAACAACGTCCCCGGCACCGACGTGCTCAAGAGCGCGGACCTGTTCCTGATCTTCACGCGGTTCCTGGCCCTGCCCGACGACCAGATGGCGCCGATCGCCGAGTACGTCGCCGCGGGCAAGCCGGTGGTCGGGCTCCGCACCTCGACGCACGCCTTCAACTACCCGGGCGGCTCGAAGTCGCCGTTCGCCAAGTTTGGCAACGGGAGCGGCGTGAAGCGCTGGGAGGGCGGCTTCGGCAAGGTCGTGCTCGGCGAGCGGTGGGTGGCTCACCACGGCAACCACGGCAAGGAGGGCACCCGCGGCGTGGTCGCCCCCGGGCAGGAAAAACACCCGATCCTGAAGGGGATCGCCCCCGGCAGCATCTTCGGCACTACCGACGTGTACACGGTGACGCTGCCGCTACCCGGCTGTACGCCGCTGGTGATGGGTGAGGTGACGGAGACGCTGGAGCCCACGTCGAAGGCGGTGACGGGCAAGAAGAACGACCCGATGATGCCGGTGGCGTGGACGCGCGAGTACCAGGTGCCGGAGGGGGCCAAGGGGCGGGCTTTCAACACGACGATGGGCGCGTCGGAAGACCTGTCGCACGAGGGGACGCGGCGGCTGATCGTGAACGGCTCGCTGTGGGCGATGGGTCTGGAGAGCCGCATCCCGGAGGCGACGAAGGTGGACCTGGTCGGCAGTTACGCCCCGACGCGGTTCCGCAACCCGGGCCACAAGAAGGGGCAGACACCGGCCGACCTGTTCCGCTGA
- a CDS encoding serine/threonine-protein kinase, protein MTVDRDPLDLLAEDFSARLRRGERPSVADYAAAHPEHAAELRDLLPAVAQIELLKRHRQSLPAERSLPDRFGDYRIVRELGRGGMGVVFEAVQESLGRRVALKVLATHTSMDADRRERFVREAKAAARLHHTHIVPVFGAGEHDGLPYYVMQLIPGRGLNAVVSAWHAAAHADTPAPARADDTWPHAAPTAAPSFEMVLDGPRYDDWRFVATVGVEVADALQYAHDSGVVHRDIKPANLLLDDRGQVWVADFGLAKLDDAGGLTATGHVLGTLQYMAPEGLTGAPDARGDVYGLGATLYELLTLRPPVTGETPAELMKQLADGVPVPPRKVNPAVPRDLETIVLKALAREPERRYATAGDMAADLRAFLDDRPIRARRESLTSRAARWCRRNPAVAGLSLTTAAALLLAAVVGWVAYARTTKALADETAARGDAEHGQKEAKEASEKLEANLRLTLQEFEKVFEAAAGGENRPGFALGFGPMKGFGPKDGFGAKDGFGPKDGPKDGSKDGPMVGEAADRASVLEAVLGFYDKFAERNATQPALQLEAAKAHRRVAELHQWLGRQEKATASFRRSAALLAGLTAEFPDDADVRFERMQLLAHAPPAIVGMPSIADQLAAAVALGAGFTDPPRRWAVGSVELKLGAAREQSNDPVGAAAAYRTAIVHLAAGPGREGRPPVVVFEQAMARRRLAALLAAEGNMPAARRVLEEAVADVRPFGGGGPGRFGGEFPTATLNQLAGVLETMGDYPAAARTRQEIGRMAPGGFPGGPGGGQPRPNPPPKK, encoded by the coding sequence ATGACCGTGGACCGTGATCCGTTGGATTTGCTGGCCGAGGACTTCTCCGCCCGGCTACGCCGCGGGGAGCGCCCGAGCGTCGCCGACTACGCCGCCGCGCACCCGGAACACGCCGCCGAGCTGCGCGACCTCCTCCCCGCCGTCGCGCAAATCGAACTCCTGAAGCGCCACCGTCAGTCGCTGCCGGCGGAGCGGTCGCTGCCCGACCGGTTCGGCGACTACCGCATCGTCCGCGAACTCGGCCGCGGCGGCATGGGCGTCGTCTTCGAGGCGGTGCAGGAGTCGCTCGGCCGCCGCGTCGCGCTCAAGGTGCTGGCGACGCACACGTCGATGGACGCCGACCGCCGCGAACGCTTCGTCCGCGAGGCGAAGGCGGCCGCCCGGTTGCATCACACGCACATCGTGCCGGTGTTCGGGGCCGGCGAGCACGACGGGCTGCCGTACTACGTCATGCAGTTGATCCCCGGCCGCGGGCTGAACGCCGTCGTGTCGGCGTGGCACGCCGCGGCCCACGCCGACACGCCCGCCCCCGCCCGTGCCGACGACACCTGGCCGCACGCCGCCCCGACCGCTGCGCCGTCGTTCGAGATGGTGTTGGACGGCCCGAGGTACGACGACTGGCGGTTCGTCGCCACCGTCGGCGTGGAGGTGGCCGACGCCCTGCAGTACGCCCACGATTCGGGCGTCGTCCACCGCGACATCAAGCCGGCGAACCTGCTGCTGGACGACCGCGGGCAGGTGTGGGTCGCCGACTTCGGCCTCGCCAAGCTGGACGACGCCGGCGGGCTGACCGCGACCGGGCACGTGCTCGGCACGTTGCAGTACATGGCCCCCGAAGGGCTGACCGGGGCGCCGGACGCCCGCGGCGACGTGTACGGCCTCGGCGCCACGCTGTACGAGTTGCTGACGCTCAGGCCGCCGGTCACCGGCGAGACTCCGGCCGAGCTGATGAAGCAGTTGGCCGACGGCGTCCCCGTCCCACCGCGGAAGGTGAACCCGGCGGTGCCGCGCGACCTGGAAACGATCGTGCTGAAGGCGCTGGCCCGCGAGCCGGAGCGACGCTACGCCACCGCCGGCGACATGGCCGCCGACCTGCGCGCGTTCCTCGACGACCGCCCCATCCGCGCCCGCCGCGAGTCGCTGACGAGCCGCGCGGCACGGTGGTGCCGGCGAAACCCGGCCGTCGCCGGCCTCTCGCTGACGACCGCCGCTGCGCTGCTGCTGGCCGCGGTCGTGGGCTGGGTCGCCTACGCGCGGACGACGAAGGCGCTGGCCGACGAGACGGCCGCCCGCGGCGACGCAGAGCACGGCCAGAAGGAGGCGAAGGAGGCGTCGGAGAAGCTGGAGGCCAATCTGCGGCTGACGCTTCAGGAGTTCGAAAAAGTGTTCGAGGCCGCAGCCGGAGGCGAGAACCGGCCGGGCTTCGCACTCGGATTCGGACCGATGAAGGGCTTCGGCCCGAAGGACGGCTTCGGCGCGAAGGACGGCTTCGGCCCGAAGGACGGGCCGAAGGACGGCTCCAAAGACGGCCCGATGGTTGGTGAAGCGGCGGATCGGGCGTCCGTGCTGGAGGCGGTACTCGGCTTCTACGACAAGTTCGCCGAGCGGAACGCGACGCAGCCGGCGCTGCAGCTCGAAGCCGCGAAGGCCCACCGCCGCGTCGCCGAGCTGCACCAGTGGCTCGGCCGGCAGGAGAAGGCGACCGCGTCGTTCCGCCGCAGCGCCGCACTGCTCGCCGGACTGACCGCCGAATTCCCCGACGACGCCGACGTGCGGTTCGAGCGGATGCAGCTCTTGGCACACGCCCCGCCTGCCATCGTCGGGATGCCGTCGATCGCGGACCAGTTGGCCGCCGCGGTCGCGCTCGGGGCCGGGTTCACCGACCCGCCGCGACGCTGGGCGGTCGGCTCGGTCGAACTGAAGCTCGGCGCCGCGCGGGAGCAGTCGAACGATCCCGTCGGCGCGGCTGCGGCGTACCGCACGGCGATCGTGCACCTGGCGGCCGGGCCGGGCCGCGAGGGGCGACCGCCGGTCGTGGTGTTCGAGCAGGCGATGGCCCGCCGGCGACTCGCGGCACTGCTGGCCGCCGAGGGGAACATGCCAGCCGCGCGGCGTGTGCTGGAGGAGGCCGTTGCGGACGTTCGGCCGTTCGGCGGGGGGGGGCCGGGTCGGTTCGGCGGCGAATTCCCGACCGCGACGCTGAACCAGCTCGCCGGCGTCCTGGAGACGATGGGCGACTACCCTGCTGCGGCTCGCACGCGGCAGGAGATCGGGCGGATGGCGCCGGGCGGGTTTCCCGGCGGGCCGGGCGGCGGTCAGCCGCGCCCGAACCCGCCGCCGAAGAAGTGA
- a CDS encoding Gfo/Idh/MocA family protein, with protein MSLTRRTFLGASAAAVASAPALTAAANDKVVVGVMGCGGRGMHLARSFAALPNVEVAVVSDPDPGRAASVQKAVAEGMRSSPRVVADFRRILDDRTIDLFVCAAPNHWHAVSGILACQAGKHVYVEKPCSHNAAEGEMLVAAARRADRKVQMGNQRRSMPKVIEGVQALRDGVIGRVYFAQSWYTNNRPTIGIGTEGGMPAGLDYALWQGPAPAKPFRSNYLHYNWHWFWNWGNGELGNNGVHTIDLCRWGLGVDYPTAVTSAGGRYRFKDDQETPDTHVVSFDFADGKTITWEGTSCNQIPGGSKPTALFQGEKGSLALNDNGYTVYDERGREVKKEAGGATSDNLHFNNLLAGIREGTRLNSEIEEGHKTTLLCHLGNIAHRTGKRLICDPAKKGAITNDAAAQAMWRREYQPGWEPRV; from the coding sequence GTGTCCCTCACCCGCCGCACGTTCCTCGGCGCGTCGGCCGCCGCCGTCGCGTCCGCCCCCGCCCTCACGGCCGCGGCCAACGACAAGGTTGTCGTCGGCGTGATGGGCTGCGGCGGCCGCGGGATGCACCTGGCCCGGTCGTTCGCGGCCCTGCCGAACGTCGAGGTCGCGGTCGTCAGCGACCCCGACCCGGGCCGGGCGGCTTCGGTGCAGAAGGCCGTCGCCGAGGGGATGCGGTCGTCGCCGCGCGTCGTCGCCGACTTCCGCCGCATCCTCGACGACCGCACCATCGACCTGTTCGTCTGCGCCGCGCCGAACCACTGGCACGCGGTGTCCGGCATCCTCGCGTGTCAGGCCGGAAAGCACGTGTACGTCGAGAAGCCGTGCAGCCACAACGCCGCCGAGGGCGAGATGCTCGTCGCCGCCGCCCGCCGCGCCGACCGCAAGGTGCAGATGGGCAACCAGCGCCGCTCGATGCCGAAGGTGATCGAGGGCGTCCAGGCGCTCCGCGACGGCGTCATCGGCCGCGTCTACTTCGCGCAGAGTTGGTACACGAACAACCGGCCCACAATCGGAATCGGCACGGAGGGCGGGATGCCGGCCGGGCTCGACTACGCCCTTTGGCAGGGGCCGGCGCCGGCGAAGCCGTTCCGGTCGAACTACTTGCACTACAACTGGCACTGGTTCTGGAACTGGGGCAACGGCGAACTTGGCAACAACGGCGTGCACACCATCGACCTGTGCCGCTGGGGGCTCGGCGTGGACTACCCCACCGCCGTCACGTCGGCCGGCGGCCGCTACCGCTTCAAGGACGACCAGGAGACGCCCGACACGCACGTCGTCAGCTTCGACTTCGCCGACGGCAAGACGATTACCTGGGAGGGCACGAGCTGCAACCAGATTCCGGGGGGCTCGAAGCCGACCGCGCTGTTCCAGGGCGAGAAGGGGAGCCTGGCGCTGAACGACAACGGCTACACCGTCTACGACGAGCGCGGCCGCGAGGTGAAGAAGGAGGCCGGCGGCGCCACCAGCGACAACCTCCACTTCAACAACCTGCTGGCCGGCATCCGCGAGGGCACCCGTCTGAACAGTGAGATCGAGGAGGGGCACAAGACGACGCTCCTCTGCCACCTCGGCAACATCGCCCACCGCACCGGCAAGCGACTGATCTGCGACCCGGCCAAGAAGGGCGCCATCACCAACGACGCGGCCGCGCAGGCGATGTGGCGGCGCGAGTACCAGCCCGGCTGGGAGCCGCGCGTCTGA